From Cryptomeria japonica unplaced genomic scaffold, Sugi_1.0 HiC_scaffold_87, whole genome shotgun sequence, the proteins below share one genomic window:
- the LOC131056008 gene encoding pathogenesis-related thaumatin-like protein 3.7: MAMVSDLALVLVAGLAISLHMQQAWAVKFDIRNQCGYTVWAAGLPGGGQQLDQGQTWTVDVPAGTKAARFWGRTGCSFDASGRGTCQTGDCNGQLSCQVSGGVPTTLVENTLNGDGNQDFYDVSLVDGFNVPLSINPTNGQCTAPACKADVNAACPAELKVNGGCNSACTVFQTDQYCCRGSYVKNCPATNYSMMFKNQCPQAYSYAKDDSSSTFTCPSGTTDYSIVFCP, encoded by the exons ATGGCCATGGTATCAGATCTTGCGCTTGTTCTTGTGGCTGGACTGGCCATATCTTTGCATATGCAAC AGGCGTGGGCAGTTAAGTTTGATATACGAAACCAGTGCGGGTACACAGTTTGGGCGGCAGGACTACCAGGAGGAGGGCAGCAGCTTGACCAAGGTCAGACATGGACCGTCGATGTGCCGGCAGGGACAAAGGCGGCAAGATTCTGGGGCCGAACTGGCTGTTCTTTCGATGCGAGCGGCCGAGGAACCTGTCAAACTGGTGACTGCAACGGCCAACTGAGCTGCCAAGTCTCGGGGGGCGTTCCGACCACGCTGGTCGAGAACACCCTAAATGGAGATGGCAACCAGGACTTCTACGATGTCTCCCTGGTTGACGGCTTCAACGTTCCTCTCTCCATCAATCCTACAAATGGACAGTGCACTGCCCCTGCATGCAAAGCCGACGTGAATGCTGCTTGCCCTGCTGAATTGAAGGTGAATGGTGGATGCAATAGTGCCTGTACTGTCTTTCAAACTGACCAGTATTGCTGCAGAGGTTCCTATGTCAAGAACTGCCCCGCCACAAACTACTCGATGATGTTCAAGAACCAGTGCCCACAGGCATACAGTTATGCTAAGGACGATTCTTCCAGCACTTTCACCTGCCCCTCTGGTACCACCGACTATAGTATTGTATTCTGTCCCTAG